A single genomic interval of Helianthus annuus cultivar XRQ/B chromosome 6, HanXRQr2.0-SUNRISE, whole genome shotgun sequence harbors:
- the LOC110944990 gene encoding uncharacterized protein LOC110944990 yields MHGDVNKALMISHIWSILVKRDSLWVDWVHSYRLKGHSFWTCKAVATTCCSWRKLLQLRPLIRNFIWSKLGNGSNTSAWFDWWSHLDPLGNFLTPRTISNAGFSIKSTVQEICDNGSWRWPEAWRDSYPVLIQLDNLQLESSRSDKLLWNDGNDLADYSSSRAWHSIRERAEEVDWTKLVWFTQWGMNTVSPEWDPIVSWLAARASSKSVNNFISRLIVAASIYFVWQERNARIFKNQTRPPDVLSDIIVQTVRYKLMGVKFKESSNVRRLLESWGIYSTRMEDDGG; encoded by the exons ATGCATGGTGATGTTAATAAAGCGCTAATGATTTCTCATATTTGGAGCATTCTGGTTAAACGTGACTCACTTTGGGTGGATTGGGTCCACTCGTATAGGCTAAAAGGGCATAGCTTCTGGACGTGCAAGGCAGTAGCGACCACTTGTTGTAGTTGGAGGAAGTTATTACAGCTTAGGCCTCTAATCAGGAATTTTATTTGGTCTAAGTTGGGTAATGGAAGCAATACTTCGGCTTGGTTTGACTGGTGGAGCCATTTAGATCCGCTCGGTAATTTTTTGACTCCAAGAACCATCTCAAATGCCGGTTTTTCTATTAAATCTACAGTTCAGGAAATTTGTGATAACGGATCTTGGAGGTGGCCTGAGGCGTGGAGGGATTCTTATCCTGTCTTAATCCAGCTTGATAATCTTCAGCTGGAATCTAGCCGATCTGATAAGCTCTTGTGGAACGATGGCAATGATTTAGCTGACTACTCTTCATCTCGGGCATGGCATTCTATTAGAGAGCGTGCTGAGGAAGTAGATTGGACAAAGCTAGTATGGTTCACTCAAT GGGGTATGAATACTGTCTCGCCAGAATGGGATCCTATTGTAAGCTGGTTAGCGGCTCGTGCTTCTTCAAAATCAGTTAATAACTTCATCAGTCGGCTCATAGTTGCAGCTTCGATCTACTTTGTCTGGCAGGAACGAAATGCCAGAATATTCAAGAACCAGACGAGACCCCCAGACGTCCTGAGTGACATAATCGTGCAGACAGTTCGATATAAGCTAATGGGAGTTAAGTTTAAGGAGAGCTCTAATGTTCGAAGATTGCTGGAATCTTGGGGGATATATTCAACACGGATGGAAGATGATGGAGGCTGA